A region of the Candidatus Zixiibacteriota bacterium genome:
GCAAGCGCTGGTTGGGAATCATGCCGGCGTCATAGACAAGCACCGCGGGTCCGCCGCCGAGACGTTCCGGTTTGCTGAAGTCGCCGGGAGGGGAATCCAGGGCGATGCCGACGTCAACGACAATGGCGACATCGGGGTCAATGGCGTATGCCGCGGTGCGGGCGCCACGCGACCCAACCTCTTCCTGGACGCTACCGACACCGAAAACTGTGTTGGGGTGAGCCGTTTTCTGCAGATGGCGGAGAATATCAATGATTGCCGCGCAAGCGATGCGGTTGTCGAAGGCTTTCGCCATGTACAGCTTCTGATTGTTCATGACGGTGAACCTGGAATCGGGGACAATGGGGTCGCCGATACGGACGCCGAATTTTTTGGCGGCGTCAAACTTGTCCATGGCGCCGATATCGACGAACATATCGGAAATCTCCAGCACTTTTTCGCGCTCTTTAGCCTGGAGAATGTGGGGCGGTTTGGAGCCGACCACACCGAGAATGGGACCTTTGGAGGTATTGACCAGGACTCGCTGGCCCAGGGCGACATGTCCCCACCAGCCGCCCAGCGGGAGAAATTTGAGAAATCCTTCCTTGGTGATCTCTTTTAC
Encoded here:
- a CDS encoding M42 family metallopeptidase → MDQTELLLQEITDAHGVPGYEDGARAVMAKYLQKFSEVSYDKLGSVVGRKIGSAPSPRVLIGGHLDEVGFMVKEITKEGFLKFLPLGGWWGHVALGQRVLVNTSKGPILGVVGSKPPHILQAKEREKVLEISDMFVDIGAMDKFDAAKKFGVRIGDPIVPDSRFTVMNNQKLYMAKAFDNRIACAAIIDILRHLQKTAHPNTVFGVGSVQEEVGSRGARTAAYAIDPDVAIVVDVGIALDSPPGDFSKPERLGGGPAVLVYDAGMIPNQRLRQLVIKTAEENKIPFHLTSMERGATDGAEIHKSRTGVPSIALGIPTRYIHSHNSIIYRGDYDNTVKLVVALVKKLNKKAVESLSAV